A window from Mauremys reevesii isolate NIE-2019 linkage group 9, ASM1616193v1, whole genome shotgun sequence encodes these proteins:
- the SPTSSB gene encoding serine palmitoyltransferase small subunit B, with the protein MDIKHVKDYLYWLYYQYLLITCCYVLEPWEQSMFHTIFITVFAMVVYTAYVFIPIHIHLAFEFFSQLFGDQHESTVAIMN; encoded by the coding sequence ATGGATATTAAGCATGTGAAGGATTATCTTTACTGGCTATACTATCAATACCTCCTGATCACCTGTTGCTATGTGTTGGAGCCCTGGGAGCAATCCATGTTCCATACTATTTTTATTACTGTTTTTGCTATGGTGGTGTACACAGCGTATGTCTTTATACCTATCCACATCCATTTGGCTTTTGAGTTCTTCTCCCAGTTATTTGGAGACCAGCATGAAAGTACTGTTGCCATTATGAACTGA